The genomic DNA GTTGAGCCACCGACGAATCGTCGGGGATTCCACTCCGTCGTCGAGACGGCGGATCTCCTCGGTGGAGAGGCGAACCGTCGCCGGGAATCCGTGGTCTGCCGCCTTTGAGACCAGGCGAACAGTGTGGGTGGGGTGCTCATTTTCGGTGTTGTGTTCGATTTCGGTACTGCCGCTCTGCTGTCCGTCCTCGGTGAGGTCGGACCTGTCGGTGTATCCACTCATAACAAGCTCGAAAAGCGCCGTGCTTTCCACTCTCAGAGACGCGAACAGCGATGATAACTGTATCGTGGTATCCCTGCGCTGTCTGTCGGTTTTCTGTTGAAGACCCCCGCAATTCCGCGTACATTCAACGGGCCTCCGGTGCGCGAAGGACGACCGCCCGCGAACGCCCACGTCGAACAGAAGCGATCAGGACGGATACTCGCTCATAGAACGGCGCTCCCGCTCGCCGAAAGTAGAGTGGAAAGGCGAGTTTGCCTTTCCGAGCTTGTTATGATGAGCCGTTCAAGGCTCAATGTAGCTACTCTACGCCCGGATATAACGATATCGTCGAGGGACCTCGAAGATGGAACTATACATCGCTGGTTCTGTTGGTAGTCGAGTCTCAAGGAGGATTGCTTCCAGCGTTCAGCGGGTCATATGACTGGTTGTGGTAGGCGACGCGCCAGAGTTTGAGCACAGCACGAGTAACCAGTGCCTCCGGTGACTGCTTGATGCAGGACTCCTCAACCTCGTTCGGGTCTGAACTCGCATTAGGTGGTGGGTGATAATGCTCGAGACCAGGCACGTGGATATAGTCTCCATCGTGTGGATGCTTTCCCCACCGGAAGTTCACGCCCTTGGAGTCGGTATAGTGAAACTTGTAGTCTCCACGGATTGTCCACTGAACGTCAATTCGACCACTCTCGGCCTCACAAAGGCCATCCTCGAGGCTGATCTCAAGTACAGATGGGTTGAGATAGTCGTCGAGCGAAGGTTTCGCGAGTGGCTCTGTCTCGTCGATAATATCGCGGATTGTGATCAGGGCCGATCGGTCAATCGGCCCACGGAGCGAGTGGCTCTCCTCCGTTCCAGCTGGCTTCGACATCGACTAGGCCGAAATGCTGCGGTCGGTCGAGCGACGATCGCCATCGACGAATCGTTCAGCATTCGCGATCGAGAGGGCTGCGTTTGCGAACGCGAGGTTGCGCCGGAGCGTCTGCCACTCTTGAATCGTCTCCGAATCGATAGCCTGCTGATCCGAGGCTATGTCTCCGAGTGTCTGGTTCGTCTGCTCGACGGCTAGCTCTTCGGGCGAATCAACGCCGTATTCAGAGCGATACTCGTTGAGCTGATCGCGCATCTCGCCGATACGCGTGACGAGTTCATCCGTCGAGACGTGCTCGAGGATATCTGCCGCCTGCTCAACGACGAGCGATTCAGGGGACCGGCGGTAAGTTGTGCCACCGTGTTCGCCGGTAGCCGTTACGACGAATCCCTCGTCGGCGAGTGCATTGAGGTGCTTTCGAGCCGTCTTCGGCGAGGTGAGAGCGTCCTCGGCGACGGTGTCTGCCGACACGGGTGAATACGTGTGGGCGATAACGTGGCGGACACGCTCGTAAGGTGTCGTCTCCTCCTTCCAATCCTCTCGGACCTCCTCGTTGATATCCGCGAACTCGGCCGGCGCTCGATCACTCATACTGGTTCCTTTGTGGTGCGGGAATATAGTATTTTGCCACGGGACTATGTTACCCAACCTCCGCATCCTGTCGTCCACTCTCGGTCGTTCCGGGCTCCACGTCACATACGCTGTTCGAGAAGCCCTGTGAGGACTGTACCAAGTTGTGTCGCTGGTAATCGAACTCCGCCTCCACAGACCGGGCTCGGCTAGCTCTCGCTCAGTATTGGCCCCCCAAGGGGGCCGAGGGGAGTTCGAGAGGAGGATGGCCGACAGCCGTCCGCCTCCCGAATCATCCACCACGGAGTGACCTACCGATGACATACTACCACGACGGACAGCAACGCCTCTCGAACAGCGACGTCGAACAAGACGACCGCTTCGACGAACTCCGGCTACGCGGGCTCTACGAAAGCCCCCATCTCGAAAGCGACTGCCTCGGCGTCCGACTCGAGAACGCAGGTGAGCTCATGATGGCCGCCCGGACCCAGCCCGAATACGACGAGTTCGGCCTTGAAATCGAAGGTACCGGAGAACAGGCACTCGACGCCTACTGGGTCGGCGCAAGCCTCCGCACCACCCAAGCCCGCGACATCGATCCGATGGACCTCACCGACGAGGACCTCACCGGACTCCCACTCGAAGCCCAAGAACGCCTCCATGGACTTCGTGAAGAGCGGAAACGCCAGCGAGCGAAAGCCCTCGCCGCCCACGTCGCGGGCATCGACCGCGAGACACGGCGCCGGGAGGAACTCCTCAGTGAGTGCCGCGAGCGCCGTGCCGACTACAACGACCGCGTCATCGGCGACAACATCCACTCCTACGACCCCTTCGAGCATCTCGACGAGGAAACCACACAGCGCGTTCACGACGCTGCTGACCGAATCACCGACCGGCTCGTCACGCCCCCGAACAAGACCATCATCGAACACCGCCTCGGCAGCAAGGTCGCCCGGGGGCAGGACCTCTTCACCGCCCAATCGAACGTCCTCGACGAACTCTACCAGGAAGCGGGCGTCATCCAGCCCATCTCCTCAGTGCCGATCATCCCCTCGAAGTACAACCTCGAAGCCGACATCCAGGGGACCGTCACGCGACTCTGGCAACCCAAGTCCCGCACCCAACAGCAGGTCGGCCTCATCGAAGACGACACCGGGACCATCAAATTCACCGTCTGGACGAAATCCAGTCAGGGAACCATCCTCCACGAAGGCGACCTCGTGCGCGTTGTCGCCGGGAAAGTCGGGAAATACCAGGGACAGGCGACGCTCGCCGCCGACTCCGAGACTCGCATCACGGTCATCGAGGCCGGCGACGGGCCAGCGCCACGCGGCGACATCCCCAACGTCGACTGGGCGAAATACGCCAAACGAAATCGCGAACGCGGCATCGAACAACCGTTCCAGCGACACGGCGGCTGCTCGATCCCCGCCCTTGGGACACCCGGTGTGCAGGAAGTCTCTCGTCCCGTCCACACGCCGGTCGACCGTCTCGACGCCGAACAGAGCGGGCAGATGGACGCCCACGAATGGCTCAAAGCCACCGAGATATTCGACGAAGACGGCGACGTCCCACTCCCGACCTGGTGGCGCGAACAAGCCACCGTCGTCTCCGTCCTCGTCGACGCCGACCGTGACGCGATTCACGCCGCCGTCCACGACGTCATCGCCACCTCGCAGCCCGACTCGACGTCCGTCCCAGACCATCCCGTCCCACAGGGCAAGCGCCGCCTCTGGGCGCTCGTGCGAAACCTCGACCACTTCGGAACCGCACTCGAGGACGAGGACTCGGACGCTACCGACCAGTCC from Halomarina salina includes the following:
- a CDS encoding DUF7342 family protein; this encodes MSDRAPAEFADINEEVREDWKEETTPYERVRHVIAHTYSPVSADTVAEDALTSPKTARKHLNALADEGFVVTATGEHGGTTYRRSPESLVVEQAADILEHVSTDELVTRIGEMRDQLNEYRSEYGVDSPEELAVEQTNQTLGDIASDQQAIDSETIQEWQTLRRNLAFANAALSIANAERFVDGDRRSTDRSISA